From a region of the Pongo abelii isolate AG06213 chromosome 9, NHGRI_mPonAbe1-v2.0_pri, whole genome shotgun sequence genome:
- the ESRRA gene encoding steroid hormone receptor ERR1 yields the protein MSSQVVGIEPLYIKAEPASPDSPKGSSETETEPPVALAPGPAPTRCLPGHKEEEDGEGAGPGEQGGGKLVLSSLPKRLCLVCGDVASGYHYGVASCEACKAFFKRTIQGSIEYSCPASNECEITKRRRKACQACRFTKCLRVGMLKEGVRLDRVRGGRQKYKRRPEVDPLPFPGPFPAGPLAVAGGPRKTAPVNALVSHLLVVEPEKLYAMPDPAGPDGHLPAVATLCDLFDREIVVTISWAKSIPGFSSLSLSDQMSVLQSVWMEVLVLGVAQRSLPLQDELAFAEDLVLDEEGARAAGLGELGAALLQLVRRLQALRLEREEYVLLKALALANSDSVHIEDAEAVEQLREALHEALLEYEAGRAGPGGGAERRRAGRLLLTLPLLRQTAGKVLAHFYGVKLEGKVPMHKLFLEMLEAMMD from the exons ATGTCCAGCCAGGTGGTGGGCATTGAGCCTCTCTACATCAAGGCAGAGCCGGCCAGCCCCGACAGTCCAAAGGGTTCCTCGGAGACGGAGACCGAGCCTCCTGTGGCCCTGGCCCCTGGTCCAGCTCCCACTCGCTGCCTCCCAGGCCACAAGGaagaggaggatggggagggggctgggcctGGCGAGCAGGGCGGTGGGAAGCTTGTGCTCAGCTCCCTGCCcaagcgcctctgcctggtctgTGGGGACGTGGCCTCCGGCTACCACTACGGTGTGGCATCCTGTGAGGCCTGCAAAGCCTTCTTCAAGAGGACCATCCAGG GGAGCATCGAGTACAGCTGTCCGGCCTCCAACGAGTGTGAGATCACCAAGCGGAGACGCAAGGCCTGCCAGGCCTGCCGCTTCACCAAGTGCCTGCGGGTGGGCATGCTCAAGGAGG GAGTGCGCCTGGACCGCGTCCGGGGTGGGCGGCAGAAGTACAAGCGGCGGCCGGAGGTGGACCCACTGCCCTTCCCGGGCCCCTTCCCTGCTGGGCCCCTGGCAGTCGCTGGAGGTCCCCGGAAGACAG CCCCAGTGAATGCACTGGTGTCTCATCTGCTGGTGGTTGAGCCTGAGAAGCTCTATGCCATGCCTGACCCTGCAGGCCCTGATGGGCACCTCCCAGCCGTGGCTACCCTCTGTGACCTCTTTGACCGAGAGATCGTGGTCACCATCAGCTGGGCCAAGAGCATCCCAG GCTTCTCATCGCTGTCGCTGTCTGACCAGATGTCAGTACTGCAGAGCGTGTGGATGGAGGTGCTGGTGCTGGGTGTGGCCCAGCGCTCACTGCCACTGCAGGATGAGCTGGCCTTTGCTGAGGATTTAGTCCTGGATGAAGAGGGGGCACGGGCAGCTGGCCTGGGGGAACTGGGGGCTGCCCTGCTGCAACTAGTGCGGCGGCTGCAGGCCCTGCGGCTGGAGCGAGAGGAGTATGTTCTACTGAAGGCCCTGGCCCTTGCCAATTCAG ACTCTGTGCACATCGAAGATGCCGAGGCTGTGGAGCAGCTGCGAGAAGCTCTGCACGAGGCCCTGCTGGAGTACGAAGCCGGCCGGGCTGGCCCCGGAGGGGGTGCTGAGCGGCGGCGGGCGGGCAGGCTGCTGCTCACGCTACCGCTCCTCCGCCAGACAGCGGGCAAAGTGCTGGCCCATTTCTACGGGGTGAAGCTGGAGGGCAAGGTGCCCATGCACAAGCTGTTCTTGGAGATGCTCGAGGCCATGATGGACTGA
- the CATSPERZ gene encoding cation channel sperm-associated auxiliary subunit zeta, protein MEEKPSKVSLKSSDRQGSDKESVHNDTRDLWTTTTLSQAQLNMPLSEVCEGFDEEGRNISKTRGWHSPGRGSLDEGYKASHKPEELDEHALVELELHRGSSMEINLGEKDTASQIEAEKSSSMSSLNIVKHMPHQAYWAEQQSRLPLPLMELMENEALEILTKALRSYQLGIGRDHFLTKELQRYIEGLKKRRSKRLYVN, encoded by the exons ATGGAGGAAAAGCCTTCGAAA GTGTCGCTCAAGTCTTCCGACCGCCAAGGCTCGGACAAGGAGAGCGTGCACAACGACACTCGGGACCTGTGGACCACGACCACGCTGTCCCAGGCACAGCTGAACATGCCGCTGTCCGAGGTCTGCGAGGGCTTCGACGAGGAGGGCCGCAACATTAGCAAGACCCGCGGGTGGCACAGCCCGGGGCGCGGTTCGTTGGACGAGGGGTACAAGGCCAGCCACAAGCCGGAGGAACTGGACGAGCACGCGCTGGTGGAGCTGGAGTTGCACCGCGGCAGCTCCATGGAAATCAATCTGGGGGAGAAGGACACTGCATCCCAGATCGAGGCCG AAAAGTCTTCCTCAATGTCATCGCTCAATATTGTGAAGCACATGCCCCATCAAGCCTACTGGGCAGAGCAGCAGAGCAGG CTGCCACTGCCCCTGATGGAACTCATGGAGAATGAAGCTCTGGAAATCCTCACCAAAGCCCTCCGGA GCTACCAGTTAGGGATCGGCAGGGACCACTTCCTGACTAAGGAGCTGCAGCGATACATCGAGGGGCTCAAGAAGCGCCGGAGCAAGAGGCTGTACGTGAATTAA